The Clostridioides sp. ES-S-0010-02 genome window below encodes:
- a CDS encoding NUDIX hydrolase, translating to MREEVSAGGVVLFGNTILLLRKFNGDWVLPKGKVEEGENNQEAALREVSEETGVKADILKYLGEIHYTFKENWDENRAVHKTVFWYLMQAKNMDTIPQKEEGFIDAKFIHLDRVVDLARYDDEKEIIKVALQEIKKRLKKN from the coding sequence ATGAGAGAAGAGGTTAGTGCTGGTGGTGTAGTCCTGTTTGGCAATACGATTCTTTTACTAAGGAAGTTCAATGGAGATTGGGTGCTACCCAAAGGAAAAGTAGAAGAAGGGGAAAATAACCAAGAGGCAGCATTACGTGAAGTAAGCGAAGAAACTGGAGTAAAAGCAGATATATTGAAATATTTAGGTGAAATACACTATACATTCAAAGAAAACTGGGATGAAAATAGAGCAGTTCATAAAACAGTTTTTTGGTACTTAATGCAAGCAAAAAATATGGATACTATTCCACAAAAAGAGGAAGGCTTTATTGATGCTAAATTTATCCATCTAGATAGAGTGGTAGACCTAGCTAGGTATGATGATGAAAAGGAAATAATAAAGGTTGCCTTACAGGAAATAAAAAAAAGGTTAAAGAAAAATTAG
- the whiA gene encoding DNA-binding protein WhiA produces the protein MSFSTETKNELARIVSENECCNIAELSALVKSGGSIQIVGYKKLNLKITTELNSIARKVFKLLKKNFSINTTISVNKNQMLKRNNSYVLMVTSEMGSEMLLKKLGVLEEKEGFFTINRVPESLVKHEGCKRAFIRGAFLGGGSISDPEKNYHMEFVTNNEDFADSLKELINSLGFNSKIVARKNNYVVYLKESEQISDLLSIIGGHHALLSLQNTKIVKEMRNNVNRIVNCETANLSKTVNAAVRQVENIRLIQETIGISSLPENLQEIAKIRIEYEDMTLKELGEMLDPPIGKSGVNHRLRKIEEIATDLKKKSL, from the coding sequence ATGTCTTTTTCAACTGAAACCAAAAATGAACTAGCGAGAATTGTATCTGAGAATGAATGTTGTAATATAGCTGAACTGTCAGCTCTAGTTAAATCAGGGGGAAGTATACAAATTGTTGGATATAAAAAACTAAATTTAAAAATAACAACAGAATTAAACTCAATAGCCCGTAAAGTCTTTAAGTTATTAAAAAAGAATTTCAGCATAAATACTACAATTTCTGTAAATAAAAATCAAATGTTAAAGAGAAATAATAGTTATGTATTAATGGTAACAAGTGAAATGGGTTCAGAAATGTTATTAAAAAAATTAGGTGTATTGGAAGAAAAAGAGGGATTTTTTACTATAAATAGAGTTCCAGAAAGTTTGGTTAAACATGAGGGATGTAAAAGAGCTTTTATAAGAGGAGCTTTTCTTGGTGGAGGTTCTATAAGTGATCCAGAAAAAAACTATCATATGGAATTTGTAACTAACAATGAGGATTTTGCAGATTCATTAAAAGAACTTATAAATTCTTTAGGCTTTAATAGTAAAATTGTGGCTAGAAAAAATAATTATGTTGTTTATCTTAAAGAGAGTGAACAAATATCCGATTTATTAAGTATTATAGGAGGACACCACGCTCTTTTAAGTCTCCAAAATACTAAAATAGTAAAAGAAATGAGAAATAATGTAAACAGAATAGTAAATTGCGAGACAGCTAACCTTTCTAAAACAGTAAATGCAGCCGTAAGACAAGTAGAAAATATTAGACTAATACAAGAAACTATAGGGATTAGTAGCTTACCAGAAAATTTACAAGAAATAGCCAAGATTAGAATTGAGTATGAAGATATGACTCTCAAGGAGCTTGGAGAGATGTTAGACCCGCCAATAGGAAAATCTGGTGTCAATCATAGACTTAGAAAAATAGAAGAAATCGCGACAGACTTGAAAAAAAAATCATTATAA
- a CDS encoding DNA polymerase III subunit alpha, translating into MEKDFAHLHVHTEYSLLDGFSRVKKLIKRAKELNMSSIAITDHGCMFGVIDFYKTAIKEGIKPIIGCEVYTAARGLRDKDPNYDKYQGHLVLLAKNMEGYKNLIKIVSTSYVEGFYYKPRVDMEELRKHCEGIVALSACLAGDVARALMNRNYEKAKKFAIDYKDIFGEENFFLEIQDHNLPEQREVNSGLVKLSKETGIPLVATNDVHYVNKEDSKIHDVLMCIQMGKTVNDPNRMRFGSDEFYLKSREEMEELFPYALEAIDNTVKIADMCNVEFDFNTIHLPKYDVPDGYTPETYLRELCFNGLKERYDNPDSEILDRLNYELDVIEKMGYVEYFLIVWDFINFSKENNIIVGPGRGSAAGSIVAYTLKITDIDPIKYSLLFERFLNPERISMPDIDIDFCYERREEVIDYVKRKYGDDHVAQIITFGTMGAKAAIRDVGRVLDIGYNKVDKIAKEIPFALGMTIDKALDTNPNLKDLYDQDPETKEIINISKQIEGMLRHASTHAAGVVISKNPVDEYVPLYKHQDAITTQFTMTTLEELGLLKMDFLGLRTLTVIRDALDLIEKNRTIKNYTENIDFSKMDYDDPKVYEMLSSGNTLGVFQLESAGMRSFMKQLKPDNFEDIVAGISLFRPGPMDSIPAYIKNKSNPKDVTYLHEKLKPIMEVTYGCLVYQEQVMQVVRDLGGYSYGRSDLVRRAMSKKKMDVMEEERQYFIHGKFDEDGNIEIAGCVRNGVEEEIANKIFDDMIDFARYAFNKSHAAAYGVLAYETAYLKTYYPVEFMAALITSVMGNTDKVVEYIRECKALDIDVLPPDINKSFSKFSVEGDNIRFGLAAVKNVGVNIINNIIDERESKGLFIDLVDLVKRLDQKDTNKRVIESLIKCGAFDNISENRASLMAGYETLLESVSMDRKKNVQGQISLFDAFGDSEEDSDFQQIYNLPKRPEYEEREKLNLEKEVLGMYVSGHPLSQFEKELQEKTSIDNGKLNSLKEDEESYIQMNETDAIMGGMIVNKTIKTTKRNEIMAFIELEDLYGAIEIIVFPQLLQKYNVILNEDNIIYVKGTLSIKEGENAKLIAREIKDIKDNTDFEAKKYNSVRTKNVQNVKLESGKKLYLKIDSMSDTDTTYNIIEIAKQYPGNDSIYLYPMDENINGKRKAYKMTGVSTFICDEFINNLERLLPKDNIKIKA; encoded by the coding sequence ATGGAAAAAGATTTTGCTCATCTTCATGTACATACCGAGTATAGTTTACTTGATGGATTTTCGAGGGTGAAAAAACTTATAAAAAGAGCTAAAGAATTAAATATGAGTTCAATTGCTATTACTGACCATGGTTGTATGTTTGGTGTTATAGATTTTTATAAAACAGCTATAAAAGAAGGAATAAAACCAATTATAGGGTGTGAAGTTTATACAGCTGCACGTGGATTAAGAGATAAAGACCCTAATTATGATAAATATCAAGGACATTTAGTTTTGTTAGCTAAGAATATGGAAGGCTATAAAAATTTGATAAAAATAGTCTCAACTTCATATGTAGAAGGCTTCTACTATAAGCCTAGAGTCGATATGGAAGAACTTAGAAAGCATTGTGAAGGGATTGTAGCACTTTCTGCATGTCTTGCAGGAGATGTTGCACGTGCTTTGATGAATAGAAATTATGAAAAAGCAAAAAAGTTTGCCATTGATTACAAAGATATATTTGGTGAAGAAAATTTCTTTTTAGAAATTCAAGACCATAATTTACCAGAACAGAGAGAAGTGAATTCTGGATTAGTGAAATTATCAAAAGAGACTGGTATTCCACTAGTTGCTACTAATGATGTTCACTATGTAAATAAAGAAGATTCAAAAATACATGATGTTCTTATGTGTATTCAAATGGGTAAAACAGTAAATGACCCAAATAGAATGAGATTTGGAAGTGATGAGTTTTATCTGAAATCAAGAGAAGAAATGGAAGAGTTATTCCCATATGCACTAGAGGCTATTGATAATACTGTAAAAATAGCTGATATGTGTAATGTAGAGTTTGATTTTAACACTATACATCTTCCTAAATATGATGTTCCAGATGGATATACGCCAGAAACTTATTTAAGAGAATTGTGTTTTAATGGATTAAAAGAAAGATATGATAATCCTGATAGTGAGATACTAGATAGATTAAACTATGAATTAGATGTAATTGAAAAAATGGGTTATGTGGAATACTTTTTAATAGTTTGGGACTTTATAAATTTCTCTAAAGAAAATAATATTATAGTAGGACCAGGTAGAGGTAGTGCGGCAGGTTCAATAGTAGCATATACACTTAAGATAACTGATATAGACCCAATAAAATATTCTCTCCTATTTGAACGTTTTCTAAATCCAGAACGTATATCTATGCCAGATATAGATATAGATTTTTGCTATGAAAGAAGAGAAGAAGTTATAGACTATGTAAAGCGAAAATATGGTGATGACCATGTTGCACAAATAATAACTTTTGGAACAATGGGTGCAAAAGCCGCAATAAGAGATGTTGGAAGAGTATTAGATATAGGCTACAATAAGGTTGATAAGATAGCTAAAGAAATACCATTTGCTTTAGGAATGACTATAGATAAGGCATTAGATACAAATCCAAACCTTAAGGATTTATATGACCAAGACCCTGAAACAAAAGAGATAATCAATATATCAAAGCAAATAGAGGGAATGTTAAGACATGCTTCCACTCATGCAGCAGGAGTTGTTATATCCAAAAATCCTGTAGATGAGTATGTACCTCTGTACAAGCATCAAGATGCAATCACAACTCAATTTACTATGACAACACTTGAAGAACTTGGTCTTTTAAAGATGGACTTTCTTGGATTAAGAACACTTACAGTTATAAGAGATGCACTTGATTTAATAGAAAAGAATAGAACAATAAAAAATTACACTGAAAATATAGATTTTTCAAAGATGGACTATGATGATCCAAAGGTATATGAAATGCTTTCATCTGGAAATACTTTAGGAGTGTTTCAGTTGGAAAGTGCTGGTATGAGGAGTTTTATGAAACAACTGAAACCAGATAATTTTGAAGATATTGTAGCGGGAATATCCCTATTTAGACCAGGTCCAATGGACTCTATACCTGCGTATATAAAAAATAAAAGTAATCCAAAAGATGTAACATACTTACATGAGAAATTAAAACCAATAATGGAAGTTACATATGGATGTTTGGTATATCAAGAACAAGTTATGCAAGTTGTTAGAGATTTAGGTGGATATAGTTATGGTCGTAGTGACTTGGTTAGAAGAGCCATGAGTAAGAAAAAAATGGATGTAATGGAAGAAGAAAGACAATATTTTATTCATGGGAAATTTGATGAAGATGGCAACATAGAAATTGCAGGGTGTGTTAGAAATGGTGTAGAAGAGGAAATAGCCAATAAAATATTTGATGACATGATAGATTTTGCTCGTTATGCATTTAATAAATCACATGCAGCTGCATATGGAGTTTTAGCATATGAGACAGCTTATTTAAAAACATATTATCCTGTTGAGTTTATGGCAGCTTTAATAACTAGTGTTATGGGAAATACTGATAAGGTAGTTGAATATATAAGAGAATGTAAAGCATTAGATATAGATGTGTTGCCACCAGACATAAATAAAAGTTTTTCAAAATTCTCGGTTGAAGGTGACAACATAAGATTTGGTCTGGCTGCTGTAAAAAATGTTGGTGTAAATATAATAAATAATATAATTGATGAGAGAGAGTCTAAGGGATTATTTATAGACTTAGTTGATTTAGTTAAGAGATTAGACCAAAAAGATACAAATAAAAGAGTAATAGAAAGCTTAATAAAATGTGGAGCTTTTGATAATATAAGTGAAAATAGAGCTAGTCTGATGGCTGGTTATGAAACTTTATTAGAAAGTGTTTCTATGGACAGAAAGAAAAATGTTCAAGGTCAAATTTCATTATTTGATGCTTTTGGAGATAGTGAAGAAGATAGTGACTTTCAACAAATATATAATTTACCTAAAAGACCAGAATATGAAGAAAGAGAGAAACTTAATCTTGAAAAAGAAGTTCTGGGAATGTATGTAAGTGGGCATCCTTTATCGCAATTTGAAAAAGAATTACAAGAAAAAACATCTATAGATAATGGAAAGTTAAATTCATTAAAAGAGGATGAAGAGTCATATATACAAATGAATGAAACTGATGCAATAATGGGTGGAATGATTGTAAATAAAACGATAAAAACCACAAAAAGAAATGAAATTATGGCATTTATTGAGTTAGAAGATTTATATGGTGCTATAGAAATAATAGTTTTTCCTCAGTTATTACAAAAATATAATGTTATTTTAAACGAAGATAATATAATTTATGTAAAAGGAACATTAAGTATAAAAGAAGGCGAAAATGCAAAACTTATAGCTAGAGAAATAAAAGATATAAAAGACAATACTGACTTTGAAGCTAAAAAATATAATTCAGTAAGAACTAAAAATGTACAAAATGTGAAGTTAGAAAGTGGAAAAAAACTGTATTTAAAAATAGATAGTATGTCTGACACAGATACAACTTACAATATTATAGAAATAGCAAAGCAATATCCAGGCAATGACAGTATATACTTATATCCTATGGATGAAAATATAAATGGTAAGCGCAAAGCATATAAAATGACAGGAGTATCCACCTTTATATGTGATGAATTTATAAACAATTTAGAAAGATTACTTCCTAAGGATAACATAAAGATAAAAGCTTAA
- the pfkA gene encoding 6-phosphofructokinase yields the protein MKTIGLLTSGGDAPGMNAAIRAVVRSAIYYGCKVYGINRGYKGLLEEDLTEMNLSSVGDIIHRGGTILKSSRCEEFKTEEGRLKAVKILKKYKIDCLVVIGGDGSFTGAQKLSDLGFPAIGIPGTIDNDLAYTDYTIGFDTAMNTIIDAIGKIRDTSSSHERVNIVEVMGRHCGDLALYAGLAGGAETIIVPEVEVKVDEVALRLKTTQKRGKRHSIIVLAEGVGSASDLEKELKKESGADLRVTVLGHVQRGGSPTVFDRILASRLGVRAVELLLDGKSARVVGIKENKIIDLEISEALSQKKVFDKEAYEMAKILSI from the coding sequence ATGAAAACTATAGGATTACTAACAAGTGGAGGAGATGCTCCAGGAATGAATGCTGCAATTAGAGCGGTTGTAAGGTCAGCAATATATTATGGATGCAAAGTATATGGAATCAATAGAGGATATAAGGGATTGTTGGAAGAAGATTTAACTGAAATGAACTTATCTTCTGTTGGGGATATTATACACAGAGGAGGAACTATATTAAAATCTTCTAGATGTGAAGAATTCAAAACAGAAGAAGGTAGATTAAAGGCAGTAAAAATTCTTAAAAAGTATAAAATTGACTGCTTAGTAGTAATTGGAGGAGACGGTTCATTTACAGGAGCTCAAAAACTTAGTGACTTAGGATTTCCAGCTATAGGTATACCAGGAACTATAGATAATGACTTAGCATATACAGATTATACTATAGGATTTGACACTGCAATGAATACTATTATAGATGCTATAGGTAAAATAAGAGATACATCATCATCTCATGAAAGAGTTAATATAGTAGAAGTTATGGGAAGACACTGTGGAGATTTAGCCTTATATGCAGGTCTTGCAGGAGGAGCTGAAACTATAATAGTACCAGAAGTAGAGGTTAAAGTAGATGAAGTTGCTTTAAGATTAAAGACAACTCAAAAAAGAGGCAAGAGACATAGTATAATCGTGTTGGCAGAAGGAGTTGGAAGTGCTAGCGATTTAGAGAAGGAACTTAAAAAAGAATCAGGAGCAGATTTAAGAGTAACTGTATTAGGTCATGTTCAAAGAGGAGGAAGTCCAACTGTATTTGATAGAATACTAGCAAGCAGACTTGGTGTAAGAGCTGTAGAATTACTACTAGATGGAAAGTCAGCTAGAGTTGTCGGAATAAAAGAAAACAAAATAATTGACTTAGAAATAAGTGAAGCTTTATCTCAAAAGAAGGTTTTTGATAAAGAAGCTTATGAAATGGCAAAAATATTATCTATATAA
- the pyk gene encoding pyruvate kinase — protein MLNNVKKTKIVCTLGPASQSEEVLTQLMQNGLNVCRFNFSHGSHEEHKERIDMAKKVREKLNKPVAILLDTKGPEIRTGNFADPEVSLEEGQKFTITMKDVVGTKEICTVSYKGLAEDVKVGDSILIDDGLVGLRVKEINGEDIVCIVENSGIVKNHKGVNVPGVKINLPAITPKDISDIEFGISQGIDYIAASFVRKASDVLAIREILENNNATDIQIISKIENQEGVENLDEILKVSDGIMVARGDLGVEIPTEEMPIVQKMMIKKCNELAKPVVTATQMLDSMIRNPRPTRAEVTDVANAIYDGTDAIMLSGETAAGKYPVEAVKMMATIAKRTEETLDYDRLLKENGTNNVTVTDAISHATCTTAVDLDASAIITSTSSGYTARMVSKFRPKSPIIATTNNEKTMNKLALTWGVYPVKSSVAGNTDEVIEKAIEAARQADYIDNGELVVITAGVPVGVSGTTNLIKVHVISEEIVQGIGVGNQTVEGKVRIIKNGDTCVDFNKGDILVSTTTDAEMNNYIEKAGAVVTENGGMTSHTAIVGINLDIPVIVSANDITNLVKDGEVVTVDASRGVIYRGSTRVL, from the coding sequence ATGTTAAATAATGTAAAGAAAACAAAAATTGTTTGTACGCTAGGGCCAGCATCACAAAGTGAAGAAGTTTTAACTCAACTTATGCAAAATGGTCTAAATGTGTGCAGATTTAACTTTTCCCATGGTTCACATGAAGAACACAAGGAAAGAATAGATATGGCAAAAAAAGTTAGAGAAAAACTAAATAAACCAGTTGCTATATTATTAGACACTAAAGGTCCAGAAATTAGAACAGGTAATTTTGCAGACCCAGAGGTATCTTTAGAAGAAGGACAAAAATTTACTATAACTATGAAAGATGTTGTAGGAACTAAAGAAATATGTACAGTAAGTTATAAGGGTCTTGCTGAAGATGTTAAAGTAGGAGATTCTATACTAATAGATGATGGATTAGTTGGTTTAAGAGTAAAAGAAATAAATGGCGAAGATATAGTATGTATCGTTGAAAATTCTGGAATAGTAAAAAATCATAAAGGTGTAAATGTGCCTGGTGTAAAAATAAATTTACCAGCAATAACTCCTAAAGATATAAGCGACATAGAATTTGGAATAAGCCAAGGTATAGACTATATAGCTGCCTCATTTGTAAGGAAAGCATCTGATGTACTAGCAATAAGAGAAATTTTAGAAAATAACAATGCAACTGATATACAAATTATATCTAAGATAGAAAATCAAGAAGGTGTAGAAAACTTAGATGAAATATTAAAAGTTTCTGATGGTATAATGGTAGCTAGAGGTGATTTAGGTGTTGAAATACCTACTGAAGAAATGCCAATAGTTCAGAAAATGATGATAAAAAAATGCAATGAATTAGCAAAACCAGTTGTAACTGCTACACAAATGCTTGATTCTATGATAAGAAATCCAAGACCAACAAGAGCAGAAGTTACAGACGTAGCTAATGCTATATATGATGGAACAGATGCAATAATGTTATCTGGAGAAACTGCTGCTGGGAAATACCCTGTAGAAGCTGTAAAGATGATGGCTACAATAGCAAAAAGAACAGAAGAAACTTTGGATTATGATAGATTGTTAAAGGAAAATGGTACTAATAATGTTACAGTAACAGATGCAATAAGTCATGCTACTTGTACAACAGCTGTAGATTTAGATGCATCAGCTATAATAACATCTACTTCCTCAGGTTATACTGCTAGAATGGTGTCTAAATTTAGACCAAAATCTCCAATAATAGCTACTACAAATAATGAAAAAACTATGAATAAACTAGCTCTTACATGGGGAGTTTATCCAGTTAAATCTTCTGTTGCAGGAAATACAGATGAAGTTATAGAAAAAGCAATAGAAGCAGCTAGACAAGCAGATTATATAGATAATGGAGAACTAGTGGTTATAACTGCTGGAGTACCAGTAGGAGTAAGCGGAACTACTAACTTAATAAAGGTTCATGTAATAAGTGAAGAAATTGTTCAAGGTATAGGTGTAGGTAATCAAACAGTAGAAGGTAAAGTTCGTATAATAAAAAATGGAGATACTTGTGTAGACTTCAATAAAGGAGATATATTAGTTTCTACAACTACTGATGCTGAAATGAACAATTATATAGAGAAAGCAGGAGCTGTAGTAACTGAAAATGGTGGAATGACATCACATACAGCTATCGTAGGAATAAATTTAGATATACCAGTTATTGTGTCTGCAAATGATATAACTAATCTAGTAAAAGATGGAGAAGTTGTAACAGTGGATGCATCAAGAGGTGTAATATATAGAGGTTCAACTAGAGTTTTATAA
- the rlmD gene encoding 23S rRNA (uracil(1939)-C(5))-methyltransferase RlmD translates to MLSKNEMYIVDIVDIGQAGVGVGKYNGITVFVEGGLIQDKVKVKINKVKKNYAVGDIVEIIEKSPFRVKRVCSDNLKDCGGCQIQDLDYNKQLEMKTNEVKQVLTRIGKLDDVVVHDTIGMEKPYRYRNKAQFPIQKNNGVPIIGFYKKKTHDVISTEKCVIQHELNDKIVKIIKTYIRAYKVSIYDEKAQTGVIRHLVTKIGFTTKEVMVVLVANGNRLPYLKELASVLEENIPGFKTLVVNINEKNTNAILGKENIVVYGDGKINDYIGDLVFEISPLSFFQVNPIQTKVLYNKALEYADLKDTDTVFDIYCGIGTISLFLAQKAKKVYGIEIIEDAIKDAKVNARLNNIHNAEFYVGKAEEVVPKMYSEGKTANVVVVDPPRKGCDEKVLETIVSMNPERIVYVSCNPSTLARDLNYLNMHGFKCIEAQPVDMFPHSTHVETVALLRRK, encoded by the coding sequence ATGCTTTCAAAAAACGAGATGTATATTGTAGATATAGTAGACATTGGACAGGCTGGAGTAGGCGTTGGAAAGTACAATGGTATTACAGTTTTTGTAGAGGGCGGATTAATACAAGATAAAGTTAAAGTTAAAATTAATAAGGTCAAGAAAAATTATGCTGTAGGAGACATTGTTGAAATAATAGAGAAGTCTCCATTTAGAGTAAAAAGAGTGTGTAGTGACAATCTTAAGGATTGTGGAGGGTGCCAAATACAAGATTTAGACTATAATAAACAACTTGAAATGAAAACAAATGAAGTTAAACAAGTGCTTACAAGAATAGGTAAGTTGGATGATGTGGTAGTTCATGATACTATAGGCATGGAGAAGCCATATAGATATAGAAATAAAGCTCAATTTCCAATACAAAAGAACAATGGAGTTCCTATTATTGGTTTTTACAAAAAGAAGACTCACGATGTAATATCGACAGAAAAATGTGTAATACAACATGAACTAAATGATAAAATTGTTAAGATAATAAAAACGTATATAAGAGCTTATAAGGTAAGCATATATGATGAAAAGGCTCAGACTGGAGTAATTAGACATTTGGTGACAAAAATTGGATTTACAACTAAAGAAGTAATGGTTGTATTAGTTGCTAATGGAAACAGACTTCCATATCTTAAAGAATTAGCTTCAGTATTAGAGGAAAATATACCTGGATTTAAGACTTTAGTTGTAAATATAAATGAAAAAAATACAAATGCCATTCTTGGAAAAGAGAATATAGTTGTGTATGGAGATGGTAAAATAAATGATTATATAGGAGATTTAGTATTTGAGATTTCTCCATTGTCATTTTTCCAAGTAAATCCTATACAAACTAAGGTATTATATAATAAAGCTCTTGAATATGCAGATTTAAAGGATACTGATACTGTTTTTGATATTTATTGTGGTATAGGTACAATATCTTTATTTTTAGCGCAAAAGGCTAAAAAAGTTTATGGAATAGAAATTATAGAAGATGCTATAAAAGATGCTAAGGTAAATGCTAGATTAAACAATATACATAATGCTGAATTCTATGTGGGTAAGGCAGAAGAGGTTGTTCCTAAGATGTATAGTGAGGGTAAGACTGCTAATGTTGTAGTTGTAGACCCACCTAGAAAGGGTTGTGACGAAAAGGTTTTAGAGACAATTGTTTCAATGAATCCTGAGAGAATTGTTTATGTTTCTTGTAATCCTTCTACTTTAGCAAGGGATTTAAATTATCTAAATATGCATGGATTTAAATGTATTGAGGCACAACCTGTAGATATGTTCCCTCATTCTACACATGTGGAGACTGTAGCGTTGCTACGTCGCAAGTAA
- a CDS encoding DUF3732 domain-containing protein, with protein sequence MRSYMRAIMIFNKSGEVRSVNMKPGVNIITGESKTGKSALVEIMDYCLCSSRCTIPKGKITEFAYIYVIPMVINKNTYIIARYNWENGGKMHISKEGIDFPVDKVDLNYFKNMPILSIKDAQYEIESALGLHVSNLVFEKDEKGKKASLRNMTSYLFQHQNLIASKFALFYRFSESYKRKDIIEQFPIFAGMIGQEYYSSLIELNDLKNQLNRKLKSQKSNQKSSEYLKSILKPLLEDYFSLLNTPIDLNITLNKMKKLASNLPEFDEAQLLEEEGIIERYNLLKKELEELVSEERSILMKINNLDDASNRGRGFTESLKELKEKTKVFEIGENKYSCPLCGNNCEVISEEDRLLLEAGEWLDKELEITSKYTHDFSEDIRKLKGIALDISEKMKIISNQIKEIEKKYIKSDALNSKKEKVNYAKVKIELYSNMIDGGLFENIDEDIENLKELITNLEDKIKGYDLEVKKAKAQTFLSDNMNRLALTLDFEEEYRPINLNFSLVDGTFDLYQYQNKNEKIFLNEMGSGANWVSCHISLFLSFLRYFAKQENSPMSLIMFFDQPSQVYFPEGDIDKNEFSQSDLKAVNQMYKTIFDEIKSIGEDTGILPQILIVDHVDGKNLEVKDEFISYIRCNWRNGKALI encoded by the coding sequence ATGAGAAGTTATATGAGGGCGATTATGATTTTTAATAAATCAGGAGAAGTTAGAAGTGTTAATATGAAACCAGGAGTGAATATTATTACTGGGGAATCAAAAACAGGTAAGAGTGCTCTTGTTGAAATAATGGACTACTGTTTATGTAGTTCAAGATGTACTATCCCAAAGGGGAAGATTACAGAATTTGCATATATTTATGTTATACCAATGGTAATAAATAAAAATACCTATATAATTGCTAGATATAATTGGGAGAATGGAGGGAAAATGCATATATCAAAAGAAGGTATTGATTTTCCAGTAGATAAAGTTGATTTAAATTATTTTAAAAATATGCCGATATTATCGATTAAGGATGCTCAGTATGAAATTGAGTCTGCATTAGGGTTACATGTAAGTAATCTTGTTTTCGAAAAAGATGAAAAAGGAAAGAAAGCATCTTTAAGAAATATGACATCCTATCTTTTTCAACATCAAAACTTAATTGCAAGTAAATTTGCATTGTTCTATAGATTTTCAGAATCATACAAGAGAAAGGATATAATTGAGCAATTTCCTATTTTTGCAGGAATGATAGGACAGGAATACTATAGTAGCTTAATAGAGTTAAATGATTTAAAGAATCAATTGAATCGTAAGTTAAAGAGTCAAAAATCAAATCAGAAAAGTAGTGAATATTTAAAAAGTATATTAAAACCATTATTAGAAGATTATTTTTCATTATTAAATACTCCTATTGACTTAAATATAACTTTAAATAAGATGAAAAAACTTGCGTCTAATTTGCCAGAATTTGATGAAGCTCAACTTTTAGAAGAAGAGGGAATAATTGAAAGATATAATTTGTTAAAAAAAGAATTAGAAGAGCTAGTAAGCGAAGAAAGAAGTATTCTAATGAAAATAAATAATTTAGATGATGCAAGTAACCGAGGTCGAGGTTTTACTGAATCACTAAAAGAATTAAAAGAAAAAACAAAGGTTTTTGAAATTGGTGAAAATAAATATTCTTGTCCACTTTGCGGAAATAATTGTGAAGTTATTTCAGAAGAAGATAGATTACTATTAGAAGCAGGCGAATGGTTAGATAAGGAGCTAGAGATTACTAGTAAATATACACATGATTTTTCAGAAGATATAAGGAAATTGAAAGGAATTGCTTTAGATATATCAGAAAAGATGAAAATAATATCAAATCAGATTAAAGAAATTGAGAAAAAATATATAAAATCAGATGCCTTAAATTCTAAGAAAGAAAAAGTAAATTATGCTAAAGTTAAAATTGAATTATATTCTAATATGATTGATGGAGGATTATTTGAAAATATTGATGAAGATATAGAAAATTTAAAGGAATTAATAACAAATTTAGAAGATAAGATTAAAGGATATGATTTAGAGGTAAAGAAGGCAAAGGCTCAGACGTTTTTATCTGATAATATGAATCGATTAGCTCTTACATTAGATTTTGAGGAAGAATATAGACCTATAAATCTTAATTTTAGTTTAGTAGATGGAACATTTGATTTATATCAATATCAAAATAAAAATGAAAAAATATTTTTAAATGAGATGGGGAGTGGAGCGAACTGGGTATCATGCCATATATCACTTTTCCTTAGCTTTCTTAGGTACTTTGCTAAACAGGAAAATTCACCTATGTCACTAATTATGTTTTTTGATCAACCAAGTCAAGTTTATTTTCCTGAAGGTGACATAGATAAAAATGAATTTTCACAGTCTGATTTAAAAGCAGTAAATCAGATGTATAAGACTATATTTGATGAAATTAAATCAATTGGAGAAGATACTGGTATACTTCCTCAAATTTTAATAGTTGATCACGTTGATGGAAAAAATTTGGAGGTTAAGGATGAATTTATATCTTATATAAGATGTAATTGGAGAAATGGAAAAGCATTAATATAA